One segment of Nocardioides sp. QY071 DNA contains the following:
- a CDS encoding fumarylacetoacetate hydrolase family protein gives MCQQDLADGGAVHRHAAAGAGRAARLAVPADLRDVDDLGPLAHAEVDRLVGAFLEVLEEGHRHLEQGPVRAAVAWAAPALEIVDSGVAGRDISFADAVADNASSGLYVIGAPQVDLATIDPVAVEMAMTLNGVEVSVGRGSALLGDPLVALAWLARTARDSGEPLREGQVVLSGALGPMVAVTFGDKELTP, from the coding sequence GTGTGCCAGCAGGACCTTGCCGATGGCGGTGCAGTGCATCGGCATGCGGCCGCCGGTGCGGGAAGGGCTGCGCGCCTGGCGGTGCCCGCCGATCTTCGCGATGTAGACGACCTCGGTCCCCTCGCGCACGCCGAGGTGGACCGTCTCGTGGGTGCGTTCCTAGAGGTCCTGGAGGAAGGGCATCGCCACCTCGAGCAGGGTCCGGTCCGCGCAGCTGTGGCCTGGGCCGCTCCGGCGTTGGAGATCGTGGACAGCGGGGTCGCCGGCCGGGACATCTCGTTCGCTGACGCCGTGGCCGACAACGCATCCAGCGGGCTCTACGTGATCGGTGCACCGCAGGTCGACCTTGCCACCATCGACCCGGTCGCCGTGGAGATGGCGATGACACTCAATGGCGTCGAGGTCTCCGTCGGTCGGGGATCCGCTTTGCTGGGTGACCCTCTCGTCGCCCTGGCTTGGCTCGCGCGCACCGCCCGCGACTCTGGTGAACCGCTTCGTGAAGGACAGGTGGTCCTTTCTGGTGCCCTCGGCCCGATGGTCGCGGTCACCTTCGGCGACAAGGAGTTGACCCCGTGA